A part of Thermococcus sp. JdF3 genomic DNA contains:
- a CDS encoding IGHMBP2 family helicase produces the protein MEPERFIAHLKILVEMERKAEIEAMRLEMKRLSGREREKVGRAVLGLNGKVVGEELGYFLVKYGRDREIKTEISVGDLVVVSRRDPLKSDLVGTVVEKGKRFITVALETVPEWALKGVRIDLYANDITFKRWLENLEALRESGRKALELYLGLREPKESGEVEFTPFDRSLNASQRKAVARALGSPDFFLIHGPFGTGKTRTLAELIRQEVERGNKVLATAESNVAVDNLVERLVHSGIKVVRVGHPSRVSKSLHETTLAYLITRHELYGELRELRVIGQNLAEKRDTFTKPSPKYRRGLSDREILRLASKGIGTRGVPARLIREMAEWIKINRQVQKTFDDAGKLEERIAREIIRDADVVLTTNSSAGLDVVDYGSYDVAVIDEATQATIPSVLIPINRVRRFVLAGDHKQLPPTILSEKAKELSKTLFEGLIERYPGKSEMLTVQYRMNERLMEFPSREFYGGKIEAHESVRSITLADLGVESPDGGDIWGEVLKPENVLVFIDTSKREDRFERQRYGSESRENPLEAGLVKGAVERLLELGLRPEWVGVITPYDDQRDLIRSLLPEEVEVKTVDGYQGREKEVIVLSFVRSNRKGELGFLKDLRRLNVSLTRAKRKLILIGDSSTLSAHPTYKRLVEFVEERETVVDAKELTEPPASISIDHVRGILGISETEASIDVPKDAEKVRKKDRDRMQSIYGDAPYNPF, from the coding sequence ATGGAGCCTGAAAGATTTATTGCCCACCTCAAGATACTCGTCGAGATGGAGCGTAAGGCCGAGATAGAGGCCATGCGCCTGGAGATGAAAAGGCTGAGCGGGCGCGAGAGGGAGAAAGTCGGGAGGGCCGTTCTGGGACTCAACGGGAAGGTCGTTGGGGAGGAACTGGGCTACTTTCTGGTGAAATACGGCCGAGACCGGGAGATAAAAACGGAGATAAGCGTTGGCGACCTCGTCGTCGTGAGCAGGCGAGACCCGCTGAAGAGCGACCTGGTTGGAACGGTCGTGGAGAAGGGGAAGCGCTTCATAACCGTGGCTTTGGAAACCGTTCCAGAGTGGGCTTTGAAGGGAGTCCGCATCGACCTGTACGCCAACGACATAACCTTCAAGCGCTGGCTTGAGAACCTTGAGGCCCTTCGCGAGAGCGGGAGGAAAGCGCTGGAGCTTTACCTCGGTCTGAGGGAGCCCAAGGAGAGCGGGGAAGTCGAGTTCACGCCCTTTGACAGAAGCCTGAACGCGAGCCAGAGGAAAGCCGTGGCAAGGGCTTTGGGCAGTCCCGACTTCTTCCTGATTCACGGCCCGTTCGGAACCGGCAAGACGAGGACTCTCGCCGAGCTGATAAGGCAGGAGGTGGAGAGGGGCAACAAGGTTCTGGCAACGGCCGAAAGCAACGTTGCCGTGGACAACCTGGTGGAGAGGCTGGTCCATTCGGGCATTAAGGTGGTTCGCGTCGGTCACCCGAGCAGGGTCTCAAAGAGCCTCCACGAGACGACCTTAGCTTACCTCATAACCCGGCACGAGCTGTACGGCGAGCTGAGGGAGTTGAGGGTTATCGGCCAGAACCTCGCTGAGAAGCGCGACACATTCACTAAGCCGTCCCCGAAGTACAGGCGCGGGCTGAGCGACAGGGAAATCCTCAGGCTGGCCTCGAAAGGGATCGGGACGAGGGGTGTTCCAGCCCGCTTGATCCGCGAGATGGCGGAGTGGATCAAGATCAACCGGCAGGTTCAGAAGACCTTCGACGATGCCGGAAAGCTTGAGGAGAGAATCGCAAGGGAAATCATCCGCGATGCCGACGTTGTTTTAACGACGAACTCCTCTGCCGGCCTTGATGTCGTTGACTACGGCTCCTACGATGTCGCGGTAATAGACGAGGCCACTCAGGCGACGATACCGAGCGTCCTCATACCAATCAACAGGGTGAGGCGGTTCGTTTTAGCTGGAGACCACAAACAGCTGCCCCCGACGATACTCAGTGAGAAGGCGAAGGAGCTTAGCAAGACGCTCTTCGAGGGCCTGATCGAGCGCTATCCTGGAAAGAGTGAGATGCTCACCGTCCAGTACAGGATGAACGAGCGCCTGATGGAGTTCCCGAGCAGGGAGTTCTACGGTGGAAAGATAGAGGCCCACGAGAGCGTGAGGAGCATAACGCTGGCGGATCTGGGCGTGGAGTCGCCTGATGGGGGCGATATCTGGGGAGAAGTTCTCAAGCCAGAGAACGTGCTGGTTTTCATAGACACGTCAAAGAGAGAAGACCGCTTCGAGAGGCAGAGGTATGGTAGCGAGAGCAGGGAGAACCCGCTTGAGGCGGGGCTCGTTAAAGGGGCAGTTGAAAGACTTCTAGAGCTCGGCCTCAGGCCGGAGTGGGTTGGGGTCATAACGCCCTACGACGACCAGCGCGACCTGATACGCTCGCTTTTGCCGGAGGAAGTTGAGGTGAAGACGGTCGACGGCTACCAGGGGCGCGAGAAGGAGGTAATCGTTCTCTCCTTCGTTCGCTCCAACAGGAAGGGTGAGCTGGGCTTCCTGAAGGATTTGAGGCGCTTGAACGTCTCGCTGACGAGGGCTAAGAGGAAGCTGATTTTGATAGGCGACTCCTCGACTTTAAGTGCCCACCCGACCTACAAGAGGCTTGTGGAGTTTGTAGAGGAGAGGGAGACGGTGGTTGATGCAAAAGAACTAACCGAACCACCAGCAAGTATATCCATAGACCACGTGAGGGGAATTCTTGGGATTTCGGAGACGGAAGCGTCAATAGATGTTCCAAAAGATGCCGAAAAAGTCAGGAAAAAGGACAGGGACAGAATGCAGTCAATCTATGGGGACGCACCCTACAATCCTTTTTAA
- a CDS encoding RNA-guided endonuclease TnpB family protein, translated as MKRSVTVKLQPSKEQEKILLQLADRGAKVWNRVNYLRRQQFFQGQIVDFNTTEKTVYDEFKKEIGSATVQQIARKNAEAWRSFFSLLRKKRNGELPDWLKPKPPNYLKEDGGRKPLIVLRNDQYRIEGNRLILKGLGKFKRLEIQFKGRIHLKGRQGRLEITYDEVKRKWYAHVSLTVEEKLEGEEWVKLPRRPKGGLSAGIDLGVNNLMAVYVESGESFLVNGRPLKSIDFYWRRKIADYQSKLNKSGQKTSRRLKRMHEGAKLQAKHYINTAVRGTVQRLYELGVSKIVVGYPRGIARNSGKGKKQNFLLSHVWRFNTVIKRLKEVAEEYGIEVMVVGEAFTSQTCPVCGKPHEGARFVRGLFKCRATGLVFNADLVGAFNILKKVVKTITPNLSGLYAQRRGNWPEARPEGLKARFELGFNETPQTSPSLARG; from the coding sequence ATGAAGCGTTCGGTAACAGTCAAACTTCAACCATCAAAGGAGCAGGAGAAAATTCTCCTCCAGTTAGCCGACCGTGGGGCCAAAGTCTGGAATAGGGTGAACTACCTCAGGCGGCAGCAGTTCTTCCAAGGGCAAATCGTGGACTTCAACACGACGGAAAAAACCGTTTACGATGAGTTTAAGAAAGAAATCGGTTCAGCCACAGTCCAACAAATAGCGAGAAAGAATGCAGAAGCTTGGAGAAGCTTCTTCTCACTCCTCAGGAAAAAACGGAACGGTGAACTCCCCGACTGGCTGAAACCAAAACCACCGAACTATCTCAAGGAAGACGGAGGGCGGAAACCCTTAATCGTCCTGAGAAACGACCAGTACAGGATTGAGGGGAACAGGTTAATCCTCAAAGGCCTTGGCAAGTTCAAACGCTTGGAAATCCAGTTCAAGGGAAGAATACACCTGAAGGGCAGGCAGGGACGTTTAGAAATAACTTATGACGAAGTTAAACGCAAGTGGTATGCTCACGTTAGCCTTACGGTGGAGGAGAAACTTGAAGGTGAGGAATGGGTTAAGCTCCCGAGAAGACCAAAGGGGGGCCTTTCAGCGGGGATTGACCTTGGAGTGAACAATTTAATGGCAGTTTATGTCGAGAGTGGAGAAAGCTTTCTCGTAAACGGGAGGCCTCTCAAAAGCATTGACTTCTACTGGAGGAGGAAGATTGCGGACTACCAGTCAAAACTCAATAAAAGTGGTCAGAAGACGAGCAGAAGGCTCAAAAGAATGCACGAGGGGGCTAAACTTCAGGCAAAGCACTACATTAATACCGCAGTTAGGGGAACAGTCCAGAGGCTCTACGAGTTGGGTGTCTCTAAAATCGTCGTCGGCTACCCAAGAGGCATAGCTCGAAACTCTGGTAAGGGTAAAAAGCAGAATTTCCTCCTCTCTCACGTGTGGCGGTTTAACACGGTCATTAAACGCTTGAAGGAAGTGGCTGAGGAGTATGGTATTGAAGTTATGGTTGTTGGTGAGGCTTTCACTTCGCAAACGTGCCCTGTCTGCGGGAAGCCCCACGAGGGGGCGAGGTTCGTTCGTGGATTGTTTAAGTGTCGCGCAACGGGGCTTGTTTTTAACGCTGACCTTGTTGGGGCGTTTAACATTTTGAAGAAGGTGGTAAAAACGATAACCCCAAATCTGAGCGGTCTTTACGCCCAGAGGAGGGGTAACTGGCCGGAGGCCCGGCCAGAGGGGCTGAAAGCCCGCTTTGAGTTGGGCTTTAATGAGACCCCTCAAACCTCCCCGTCACTGGCGAGGGGTTAG
- a CDS encoding aldehyde dehydrogenase family protein — translation MIWAVEKPKNEMDSILSYSSGTKEREELLREIERIKKTTEEIPLIIGGRKIKTGEVIEIRAPHDQDVVLAKAHLAGEDELKEAIECALSAWEDWSGLDWYHRVAIFRKAADLLAGKYRKRNIAAIMMNLSKNPYEAEIDLAELVDFWRFNPYYIRFIYEQQPDQAPGEMNRTDWRPLEGFILAVTFFS, via the coding sequence ATGATATGGGCAGTTGAGAAGCCGAAAAATGAGATGGACAGCATACTGAGCTACTCCAGCGGAACAAAGGAAAGGGAGGAACTTCTGAGAGAAATCGAAAGGATCAAGAAAACGACCGAAGAAATTCCCCTGATTATTGGAGGGAGGAAGATAAAAACCGGAGAGGTTATAGAGATAAGGGCCCCACACGACCAGGATGTTGTGCTCGCAAAAGCTCACTTAGCTGGAGAGGATGAGCTGAAAGAGGCAATAGAATGTGCCCTTTCAGCATGGGAGGATTGGTCCGGGCTGGACTGGTACCACCGGGTTGCAATATTCCGTAAGGCCGCAGATTTGCTTGCCGGGAAGTACAGGAAAAGAAACATTGCAGCGATAATGATGAACCTCTCAAAGAACCCCTACGAGGCAGAGATTGACCTGGCCGAGCTTGTTGATTTCTGGAGGTTCAACCCCTACTACATCAGATTTATCTACGAGCAACAGCCAGACCAAGCGCCAGGGGAGATGAACAGAACTGACTGGCGTCCCTTAGAGGGATTCATACTCGCAGTTACATTTTTCTCTTGA
- a CDS encoding aldehyde dehydrogenase family protein — MPKDILGKLELSEVNSGVFYGEWMPIYGRELISSHSPIDGKEIAKVAIAGRDDYEMVIKKAQESFDVWSEIPAPERGQIIREIGDELRQKKEALARLVTLEVGKILTEGRGEVQEMIDIADFAVGLSRQLYGLTIASERKDHVLCERWHPLGPIGVITAFNFPCAVWSWNAFIAAAVGDVVVWKPSTKAPLTAIATTKIVNSVLERHGLPPIFFLVIGKGSTVGNWMAEDKRLPLISFTGSTATGRKVYEKVAKRIGRVILELGGNNAAIVSDKADMRIALKGVAFGALATAGQRCTTTRRLILHERIYDEFLDKLIKVYKGVKIGNPFEPDTLIGPLIDEEAVKKYEGAIERAVAEGGRILYGGKRLKGCYVIPTIIEAHPDMRVVNEETFTPILYVFKYSTIEEALELNNSVPQGLSSAIFTNDLREAEYFLAHSDCGIANVNTSTAGAEIGGAFGGEKDTGVGREAGGDAWKFYARRQTATVNYSRDLPLAQGVKFDIE, encoded by the coding sequence ATGCCCAAGGATATATTAGGCAAATTGGAATTGTCAGAGGTCAATTCTGGAGTCTTCTATGGGGAATGGATGCCCATCTATGGGAGGGAGTTAATATCCTCTCATTCGCCCATAGATGGAAAAGAGATTGCAAAAGTCGCAATCGCAGGGAGAGATGACTATGAAATGGTTATCAAAAAGGCGCAGGAATCATTTGATGTCTGGAGCGAAATTCCCGCACCGGAGAGGGGACAGATTATCAGGGAGATTGGAGACGAACTAAGACAAAAGAAGGAAGCACTAGCAAGACTGGTTACTCTTGAGGTCGGAAAGATACTGACTGAGGGCAGGGGAGAAGTCCAGGAGATGATAGACATCGCAGACTTTGCAGTCGGTCTTTCGCGGCAACTCTATGGGCTTACGATCGCGAGCGAGAGGAAAGACCACGTTCTCTGCGAGAGGTGGCATCCCCTCGGCCCGATAGGTGTTATTACAGCCTTTAACTTCCCCTGTGCGGTGTGGTCGTGGAACGCGTTCATAGCGGCCGCAGTCGGCGATGTAGTTGTGTGGAAGCCATCAACGAAGGCACCTCTGACCGCAATAGCAACCACCAAAATCGTCAACAGCGTCCTTGAGCGCCACGGACTTCCGCCAATATTCTTCCTTGTAATTGGCAAAGGTTCTACCGTCGGCAACTGGATGGCAGAAGACAAGAGGCTGCCGCTGATATCTTTCACCGGCTCGACCGCAACAGGGAGAAAGGTGTATGAGAAGGTTGCAAAGCGCATTGGAAGGGTAATACTCGAACTCGGCGGGAACAACGCAGCTATAGTCAGCGATAAGGCAGACATGAGAATTGCGCTCAAGGGAGTCGCTTTTGGAGCCCTCGCAACTGCCGGACAGAGATGTACAACAACCCGCCGCTTAATTCTGCATGAAAGAATCTACGACGAGTTCTTGGACAAGCTGATAAAAGTGTACAAGGGCGTAAAAATCGGCAATCCATTCGAGCCGGATACGCTGATTGGGCCTCTAATAGACGAAGAGGCCGTTAAGAAGTATGAGGGAGCCATAGAGAGGGCAGTTGCAGAAGGGGGCAGGATTCTTTATGGCGGAAAGAGACTAAAGGGCTGTTACGTTATACCCACGATAATCGAAGCGCACCCGGATATGAGGGTAGTAAATGAGGAAACATTCACTCCAATACTCTATGTCTTCAAGTACTCCACCATCGAGGAGGCCCTTGAACTCAACAACTCGGTTCCACAGGGTCTCTCTTCTGCAATATTCACGAACGACCTAAGGGAAGCGGAGTACTTCTTAGCCCATTCTGACTGCGGTATAGCCAATGTAAACACGAGCACTGCTGGAGCGGAGATAGGCGGAGCGTTCGGAGGGGAGAAAGACACCGGAGTCGGAAGAGAAGCGGGAGGTGATGCGTGGAAGTTCTACGCAAGGAGGCAGACTGCAACTGTGAATTATAGCAGGGACTTGCCTCTCGCACAGGGGGTTAAATTTGATATTGAATGA
- the gapN gene encoding NADP-dependent glyceraldehyde-3-phosphate dehydrogenase has translation MFELKHEIFKEVCRIGDDGVVEFATYSAGGWVFGESFIEVRSPINNEVIARVSKLNGEQLEEAIDAVYTKGREAIRNFPGEKRIKAFLKAARLMREAFDDFTRVLMLDAGKPLSNAKGEVMATIERLEKTTMESRRLLGDYIPGDWSEETLESEGIVKREPYGVVLAISPYNYPLFISAAKVIPALLSGNAVLLKPASLDPIAPLLFIRVLELSGLPRESFALLTIAGRDMDRVVANKRIRAITFTGSTEVGEHLLKTGGIKAYHMELGGKDPAIVLDDADLETTVEKLIKGMVSYSGQRCDAIRIIFAEKEIYENLKDMLVERLRGIDPKNPLEDENAIMGPLIDEKSAVTIEELYRDAVGKGAKPLTEFKRRGNYVWPVLLEVRKETLPKLRAFQEDVFGPLTLLVRVKNEDEAVELANSSRFGLDAAVFSTNDARARKVARRLEVGAVFINEFPRHGIGYYPFGGMKDSGIGREGIGYSIEQFTTTKTIVRNYREYGVWEYI, from the coding sequence ATGTTCGAACTGAAGCACGAAATCTTTAAGGAGGTATGCCGGATTGGAGACGATGGAGTGGTGGAGTTCGCTACATATTCAGCAGGAGGCTGGGTTTTTGGAGAGAGCTTCATCGAGGTCAGAAGTCCGATAAACAATGAAGTCATTGCAAGGGTTTCAAAACTGAACGGGGAACAACTTGAGGAGGCCATTGATGCAGTCTATACAAAAGGAAGGGAGGCTATAAGAAACTTTCCCGGAGAAAAAAGGATAAAGGCGTTTTTAAAGGCTGCCCGGCTCATGAGAGAGGCATTCGACGATTTCACCAGGGTGTTAATGCTCGACGCCGGAAAGCCCTTGAGCAATGCCAAGGGTGAGGTCATGGCAACAATCGAACGTCTGGAAAAGACAACGATGGAGTCAAGAAGACTTCTGGGGGACTACATTCCCGGAGACTGGAGTGAAGAGACCCTCGAAAGCGAAGGAATTGTAAAGAGAGAGCCCTATGGGGTAGTTCTGGCCATAAGTCCATACAATTATCCCCTCTTCATATCCGCCGCAAAGGTTATCCCAGCACTGCTCAGCGGAAATGCCGTTCTGCTTAAGCCTGCATCACTTGACCCGATTGCACCGCTCTTATTCATAAGGGTTCTCGAACTCTCCGGGCTTCCAAGAGAGAGCTTTGCACTTCTGACCATAGCCGGCAGAGACATGGATAGAGTCGTGGCAAACAAGAGAATCAGGGCAATAACCTTCACGGGAAGCACTGAGGTTGGAGAGCACCTTCTCAAAACCGGGGGAATAAAGGCATACCACATGGAGCTCGGCGGAAAAGACCCCGCAATAGTTCTGGATGACGCCGATCTCGAAACAACCGTAGAAAAACTCATCAAGGGAATGGTAAGCTACTCCGGGCAGAGATGCGATGCCATAAGGATAATCTTTGCAGAGAAGGAAATATATGAGAATCTCAAGGACATGCTCGTGGAGAGACTCAGGGGGATTGATCCCAAAAATCCACTCGAAGATGAAAACGCCATAATGGGGCCGCTGATCGATGAGAAAAGTGCAGTGACAATTGAAGAACTCTATCGGGATGCCGTTGGAAAAGGCGCAAAGCCACTGACAGAATTCAAGCGCAGGGGAAACTACGTGTGGCCGGTTCTCCTCGAGGTCAGAAAGGAGACACTTCCAAAGCTGAGGGCATTCCAAGAGGATGTGTTCGGCCCGCTGACGCTTTTAGTCAGGGTCAAAAATGAAGACGAAGCCGTCGAGCTGGCAAATTCTTCCCGCTTTGGCCTTGATGCGGCAGTCTTCAGCACAAATGATGCCAGAGCAAGGAAAGTCGCAAGAAGGCTTGAAGTTGGGGCAGTATTCATAAACGAGTTTCCGAGACACGGCATCGGATACTATCCATTTGGAGGGATGAAAGACAGCGGAATCGGAAGGGAAGGCATAGGTTACTCCATTGAACAATTTACCACAACAAAAACAATAGTCAGGAACTACAGAGAATACGGGGTGTGGGAGTACATCTAA
- the guaB gene encoding IMP dehydrogenase gives MGKFEHKLVDAIKGYTFDDVLLIPQATEVEPKDVDVSTRITPNVKLKVPILSAAMDTVTEWEMAVAMAREGGLGVIHRNMSISEQAEMVRKVKRAERFIVEDVITIGPDETLDYALFLMERNDIDGLPVVGEDGRIVGIVTKKDIAAKEGSLVREVMTGEVITVGEDVSVEEALDVMVANRIARLPVVDENGRLVGIITMSDLMMRKKYRNAVRDGNGDLIVAAAVGPFDIERARALDRAGADVIVVDTAHAHNLKAIKAMKEIRKAVDADLIVGNIANPKAVDDLTFADAVKVGIGPGSICTTRVVAGVGVPQVTAIALVADRAQEYGLHVIADGGIRYSGDIVKAIAAGADAVMLGSLLAGTKEAPGKEVVINGRRYKQYRGMGSLGAMMKGGAERYYQKGHMKTKKFVPEGVEGVVPYKGPVSEVLYQLVGGLRSGMGYVGAPSIAELKEKGEFVVITQAGVKESHPHDIFITNEAPNYPVGK, from the coding sequence ATGGGAAAATTTGAACACAAACTTGTTGATGCTATTAAGGGATACACCTTTGACGACGTTCTTCTGATACCGCAGGCGACCGAAGTCGAGCCCAAGGACGTTGACGTCTCGACTCGGATAACGCCGAACGTGAAGCTCAAGGTTCCGATTCTCAGCGCGGCGATGGACACCGTTACCGAGTGGGAGATGGCCGTCGCTATGGCCAGGGAGGGCGGCCTGGGAGTCATCCACAGGAACATGAGCATAAGCGAACAGGCCGAGATGGTTAGAAAGGTCAAGCGTGCCGAGCGCTTCATAGTCGAGGACGTCATCACCATAGGCCCCGATGAAACCCTCGACTACGCGCTCTTCCTCATGGAGAGAAACGACATCGACGGCCTTCCGGTCGTTGGTGAGGACGGCAGAATAGTCGGCATCGTTACCAAGAAGGACATAGCGGCCAAAGAGGGCAGCCTTGTCAGGGAGGTCATGACGGGCGAGGTCATAACCGTTGGCGAGGACGTCTCGGTTGAGGAAGCCCTTGATGTGATGGTGGCCAACCGGATAGCCCGCCTCCCGGTGGTCGATGAGAACGGCCGCCTCGTGGGAATAATCACGATGAGCGACCTCATGATGAGGAAGAAGTACAGGAACGCCGTTCGGGACGGGAACGGAGATCTGATAGTTGCCGCCGCGGTGGGTCCCTTCGACATCGAGCGCGCCCGTGCCCTCGACAGGGCAGGCGCCGATGTAATCGTCGTTGACACGGCCCACGCCCACAACCTCAAGGCCATAAAGGCCATGAAGGAGATAAGGAAAGCCGTCGATGCCGATTTGATCGTTGGAAACATCGCCAACCCCAAAGCGGTTGACGACCTCACCTTTGCCGATGCGGTCAAGGTCGGAATAGGCCCGGGGAGCATATGCACAACGAGGGTCGTCGCTGGCGTCGGCGTCCCCCAGGTCACCGCAATAGCCCTCGTGGCCGATAGGGCTCAGGAGTACGGGCTACATGTCATAGCGGACGGTGGAATCCGCTACTCCGGCGACATAGTCAAGGCCATCGCCGCTGGAGCTGACGCTGTCATGCTCGGCTCCCTCCTGGCCGGAACGAAGGAGGCACCGGGCAAGGAGGTTGTAATCAACGGCAGGAGATACAAGCAGTACCGCGGCATGGGTTCCCTCGGTGCCATGATGAAGGGAGGAGCGGAGCGCTACTACCAGAAGGGCCACATGAAGACCAAGAAGTTCGTCCCGGAGGGAGTTGAGGGAGTCGTACCCTACAAAGGACCGGTCAGCGAGGTTCTCTACCAGCTTGTTGGGGGACTCCGCTCTGGAATGGGCTACGTCGGTGCTCCAAGCATAGCCGAACTCAAGGAGAAGGGCGAGTTCGTGGTCATAACCCAGGCCGGCGTCAAGGAGAGCCACCCGCACGACATCTTCATCACCAACGAGGCGCCGAACTATCCGGTCGGGAAGTGA
- a CDS encoding L-aspartate oxidase produces MTSVGIIGSGAAGLTAAVALARRGFDVTVIGKGIKESNSYLAQAGIAFPILDGDSPRAHVLDTIRAGKYLNDEEVVWSVVSKASEAYEFLLSIGLEFEANETEGGHSFSRVFTIKNETGKHLMKLLHLAAREAGVHFVEGLAEELAVRDGRAYGVFLDGELLRFDAIVIATGGFASLFRYTAGSPLNLGTLIGDAVMKGAPARDLEFVQFHPTGYIGRRGVFLVSEAVRGAGAKLVTEDGERFVNELSTRDIVARAIYNQMKAGKRVFLDATGIEDFKRRFPQIYAFLRNDGLDPSKGPIPVSPIAHYTIGGVAVDPWYRTGIENLYAIGEAMSNGFHGANRLASNSLLECIVSGLEVARTIARDRPRCREVKEPAYHGHEPGDVDSLRELLWEKAGIVRSAKTLREGLKELESIEADPRLKVLARGVLECALAREESRGAHYREDFPVMRKEFERPSFFDGRCRL; encoded by the coding sequence ATGACCAGCGTTGGAATCATCGGAAGCGGTGCCGCGGGATTAACGGCGGCCGTAGCCCTGGCGAGACGGGGCTTCGACGTGACGGTCATCGGTAAGGGGATAAAGGAGAGCAACTCCTACCTCGCTCAGGCAGGGATAGCGTTTCCCATTCTCGACGGCGATTCTCCCAGGGCTCACGTTCTCGACACGATCAGGGCTGGCAAGTACCTCAACGATGAGGAGGTCGTGTGGAGCGTTGTGTCCAAGGCGAGCGAGGCCTACGAGTTTCTCCTCTCGATAGGTCTGGAGTTCGAGGCCAACGAGACCGAGGGGGGACACTCTTTCTCCAGGGTTTTCACGATTAAGAACGAGACCGGGAAGCATCTAATGAAGCTCCTTCACCTGGCGGCGAGGGAAGCGGGCGTTCACTTCGTCGAGGGCCTTGCCGAGGAGCTGGCCGTTCGAGACGGCAGGGCCTACGGGGTCTTCCTCGACGGCGAGCTCCTCAGGTTTGACGCCATCGTTATAGCTACGGGCGGCTTCGCCTCGCTCTTCAGGTACACGGCCGGTTCCCCCCTCAACCTCGGCACCCTCATCGGCGATGCCGTTATGAAAGGCGCCCCAGCGAGGGATTTGGAGTTCGTTCAGTTCCACCCGACGGGCTACATCGGAAGGAGGGGCGTCTTCCTCGTCAGCGAGGCCGTCCGCGGTGCCGGGGCAAAGCTGGTGACGGAAGACGGCGAGCGCTTCGTTAACGAGCTCTCCACGAGGGACATCGTCGCGAGGGCGATATACAACCAGATGAAGGCCGGTAAGAGGGTCTTCCTTGACGCGACTGGCATAGAGGACTTCAAGAGGCGCTTCCCCCAGATATACGCCTTCCTGAGAAACGACGGGCTGGATCCGTCAAAGGGCCCAATCCCCGTTTCCCCAATAGCTCACTACACCATCGGGGGAGTGGCGGTTGACCCCTGGTATCGTACGGGCATCGAAAATCTCTATGCGATAGGCGAGGCGATGAGCAACGGCTTCCACGGGGCGAACAGACTCGCCAGCAACTCGCTCCTCGAGTGCATCGTTTCCGGCCTCGAGGTGGCAAGAACCATCGCGAGGGACAGGCCGAGGTGCAGGGAGGTCAAGGAGCCGGCCTATCACGGCCACGAGCCTGGAGACGTTGACTCCCTCAGGGAGCTCCTCTGGGAGAAAGCCGGGATCGTCAGAAGCGCGAAAACGTTGAGAGAAGGCCTCAAGGAGCTTGAAAGCATCGAGGCCGACCCGAGGCTTAAGGTACTCGCGAGGGGAGTCCTCGAGTGCGCTCTCGCGAGGGAGGAAAGCAGGGGCGCCCACTACCGCGAGGACTTCCCCGTCATGAGGAAGGAGTTCGAGAGGCCGAGCTTCTTCGACGGTAGGTGCAGGCTCTAA
- a CDS encoding antitoxin family protein, giving the protein MSRAIEAVYENGVIKPLKPLSLPSKRIVIYIEEKRFSELIDELELEAKEDVDRTLNAVRDRDEGSS; this is encoded by the coding sequence ATGTCGAGGGCCATTGAAGCCGTGTACGAGAACGGGGTAATAAAGCCTCTAAAACCCCTTTCACTTCCCTCAAAGCGCATAGTAATTTACATCGAGGAGAAACGGTTCTCCGAGCTGATCGATGAGCTTGAGCTTGAGGCCAAGGAGGACGTTGACAGAACCTTAAACGCGGTGAGGGATAGAGATGAGGGTAGTTCTTGA
- a CDS encoding type II toxin-antitoxin system VapC family toxin codes for MRVVLDTSILAKALLKPRRSLPPEVYTRESNTHKKARLVVKLCDGHDVMFPRAGLVEIASVLKRNGHGAVILKVIESISISYTIVDEDEIFENALEVASLTGASGFDTYFIALAKSTDALLITDDVKMSKHALAVGINVLLLREASEERIREVLKP; via the coding sequence ATGAGGGTAGTTCTTGATACCAGTATCCTTGCTAAGGCGCTATTAAAACCCCGAAGGAGCCTCCCGCCCGAGGTCTACACTCGGGAATCGAACACTCACAAGAAGGCCAGATTGGTCGTCAAGCTCTGCGATGGTCACGATGTTATGTTTCCGAGGGCAGGATTGGTCGAAATTGCGAGTGTGCTCAAAAGAAACGGGCATGGAGCGGTTATATTGAAAGTCATTGAATCCATTTCAATTTCATATACCATCGTTGACGAGGACGAAATTTTTGAGAATGCCCTTGAAGTGGCATCTCTCACAGGAGCTTCAGGTTTTGATACCTACTTCATAGCCTTGGCGAAGTCCACGGATGCATTGCTTATAACTGATGATGTGAAGATGTCAAAGCATGCCTTGGCTGTGGGGATCAACGTTCTGCTTCTTAGAGAGGCCAGCGAGGAGCGCATCAGGGAAGTTTTGAAGCCTTAA